A window of Castanea sativa cultivar Marrone di Chiusa Pesio chromosome 1, ASM4071231v1 contains these coding sequences:
- the LOC142622333 gene encoding uncharacterized protein LOC142622333 isoform X2 — MEIRCRTEPTQVLKLTTVLNLLLVVRVWEVGAVKLCAILNSRKGLTPKIRKKIRWILRKSLELFSLFDECLHFLSINFTMNVIAWNCREALKPTFQGHIHDLVQNHDPAIMIVMETKLGGKRAKEITDHLPFDGALHTKTIGYARGLWLLWNSDKVEVEALANTEQEIHVEVKRKVTIPISNPTPKPKIPA, encoded by the coding sequence ATGGAGATTCGGTGCCGCACCGAACCTACCCAAGTTCTCAAACTAACCACGGTGCTCAATCTTCTCCTAGTTGTTCGAGTTTGGGAGGTGGGAGCTGTGAAGCTCTGTGCAATACTAAATTCAAGGAAGGGATTGACACCCAAAATAAGGAAGAAGATCAGATGGATTCTGAGGAAGTCATTGGAGCTGTTCTCGCTGTTTGATGAGTGCCTCCATTTTTTGTCCATCAATTTTACCATGAATGTCATAGCTTGGAATTGCAGAGAAGCCCTGAAACCAACTTTTCAGGGTCACATTCACGACCTTGTGCAAAACCATGACCCAGCAATCATGATAGTCATGGAGACAAAATTGGGTGGCAAGAGGGCAAAGGAGATTACTGATCATCTTCCGTTTGACGGAGCTTTACATACAAAAACTATTGGGTATGCCAGAGGGCTCTGGCTGCTTTGGAACTCTGACAAGGTGGAAGTGGAAGCACTTGCAAATACTGAGCAAGAGATCCATGTTGAAGTCAAG